TATAAATGTATTCTTCTTGTCTAGCATCTCAACTTCACCTCGACAACAATTTTGCATACGCTTCATAATATCTAATTCCGCTCAGCACATCTACAGCATCTTCAGCGTTTATCCTTCAGCGTTCAGCGTTCAGCATTCAGCATTCAGCATTCAGCATTCAGCATTCAGCATTCAGCATTCAGCATACCCAATATCTAGCATCTACGATTCAAGTCCATTCTACACTCTGTTCACCCGATCAACTCTTCGACAACCAAATTCCAGCACTTCAAATCTGACTATAGAAAACATGGCCGAGGCACGCTCTTCTCCTGAGGTCATCGGAGTCTCGCTTCCCGCCCTCGAGGTTCAGCACGAAACCAAATTTGAGGATTACAGTCTCACAGATATTACACATGTTGTCGTCCAGTTAGTACCTGTTCAAAATAGGGGCACCTGAACCTAGGTTTGCAACGAGCACTGACATGAACTAGTCTGTCTGACATAACACCCAAGAATATCAGAAACATCATGAATTTTAATGCTGATACCTCATATGAGTACGACGGCAAATATTACGTGGATCTTATTGGAAAGATGCTCTCCGTGACATTCTTCGGCAACGAAAACCAGCTAGAATTGCTAGGCACCGAGCTCATGGGTAGACGCGTGTTCGTTGCATTCACCAACATCGAACAGAAAAAGGAGCTAGACCTGAATCAAAGCTCGCGTCACGAGAAGCTGCAGGTAGCTGAGGTCATGTTCATGCGGACGAACCCCCGGGAAACACTGAAGATTTTCTGGAGGCCAGCTAGAGCAATGGTCCTTCAACGTGTTCTCGCTAAAGTGATGAAGGGGAGTGAGATGGGTCGAGTTCGAGTTATGCGAACACGATCGGATGTGATTCCACGGAAATTGAACCCAAGTCTGAGCCGGGGTTCGGCTTCAGCGTGATCGGCTTGATTCTGTGTTCGGGAGTCAGGTTAGACTAGTTGAAGTAGTTCAAAGCGAGAAAATCCAACGTGGTTGTACTTTTTTCGTCCTGTAGCGGTGTAAGGTTAGACCAGTCATAACGAATCAGAGGAAATTGACATCAAATCCGAAATCAAACATCAACCTCTGCTATAGGTAACAACTGCAGTATCTTCCCGAAGGCTATTTCATTATTCACAAAATATCTCCAACGGCTGAGGGATGTTCCAACAATCGAGCTAGATACGTTCAAGTGTTTAGAAATACTTTGGAGGTATTTTGTTAGACTGCGCAGATAGACCACTCAAGAAATTACCAGTGCACATTAGCTAGTTAACTAGTCTACGGAGTGTGCCTGTGGGCTTCACCCACTTTCTCCTGTGGCGGATCTGTCTAATTTCCCTAATAAATCTTAGTCTCCATTGGTGGGCCTGTATTTTGTATTATATCGAACTGGTCAAATTCCTTAAATTGCTCTCTTCTATAACGTAGAAGTCCCTGAATTTGCTAATTCACGGTATGACAGCCAACTTATAGGCCTAGTGATGCTCGGGAAGCCCTACTGTACGTTAAACTGAGGGTTAAGAGCCATTTTATTTGACAATTAAATCTAAATCTATATAAAAATACGGAATTCTATACTACGCTATTTACGAGCTAAAAGATCTGGGTGGAGGTGGGTGAATCCCATGGGTATGGACCATTGTATGAAGGCTGACCTAATCGACAGAGAACCTCCAGGGATTAACCCCCTGTTTGGTCTTACTTGATTTCTTTGAGCTTCCCATCTTGATCCCCCTTAATCTGTCTCTGTACCTGCCTAATCCATCCAACCCCCTTGAAGCAAGAAAGCTAAGTGGGGGATTGACCCCAGTTAACTTTCgacatgtacggagtactgctTGAATGATCCAGGCTAATATGTGATTAAACACATGGGTGCAACTATCCAAACCAACAGTGCAGCAGCTATTCCTCGATCTTCCTATCTCGGAAATTCTCAACAGGAATGCCGGAATGTTGGACTGTCGGTTATAAAGCCCTGGTTCCGCAGATACGTCGAAGCCACACGTGATGAATCGTTCGGTGATGCTGTGTGGGCACGATGTCCTAGTGGTGCCGATCTGGAGAACGAGATTGCGGGAGACTCCAAAAATTTGGCCGTCCTTGATTTTTTCAAGGAAGACGCACTGGGATAAAGGGTGAAGGAACCGGAGGTACACGCCAAAACTTTGTTGTTCTAGACAAAAACGAGCAGTGTAGGTGGGCTTGCAGATGTGAGAAGAGACTATTTTGAAACCCTACGGAAAGAGAGATTGCTCGAATAACAGCTGAATGGGAGGACCGGCTTTAGGAACGAACTCGAGCTTATTGCTAGCAGCCTGAGAGTCAAAAAGAGCATCTCTAGCCTTACCATCCTCCGCACACCTTTCTCATATCGTTCATGAAGGAATGAATACGCCGGAATCTGTGTTACTGGTTGATTCAGTTGCGAAGGATTAGGAACAATACATGAAAATCTGAATATGGCAATTTGACGGATCTTGATTGTGCCTGAAGCCAAGGTGCATCCAACGTAACGATCCTGTAGCGCACCCTTCAGGGTTACCCCGAACCTCGACATATATGCCTCAGTTATTGGATCCCAGCCTGACTGCACATATAAACAGCTGGGAATAGTAGAAGTGGCATGTCAATAATTCAAATCAATTTACTCTCCGGAAGAAACTAGGGATGCATCCCAGGAAGTGCGAAAGTGCATCCCACTGTATACCCGGTGTCGATACAGCGCCAAAATATTGGCAAGAAGTAATAGTCCAGATTTTCGAAAGGGGGAAAACAACATACAAGAATGTTCTGTTCAATGTGGGTATCGTCAGTTGCCTTATCAAACAAGCGCTAGGGTATTAAAATTTGTTCCGCGGGTTTCCCTTCATCTGGTCCTTCAGCTCTTCCTTGAAATGGCTTAGGAATTTCTTGTATTGGAAGTCTAACAAGTAACAGATCAGACAAAGTATTTTACCAAATTTGGGTACTAAACATACCTTGTCCCTCGAGTTTGGTGCCTCCCTGCTCCTCCGGAGGCACCCCGTATCTGATGTGTTGAACTTTTTGGTGGACTCGGCCCACCATACGGTGAAAGAGTGGACTTCGAAGGAGCTGTATGGATGTGATTAGAAGACAAGCTCAAGCACAAGCATATCATTGTTAGGGCGTCGTACTCGAACGGTGAGCCAGACCTACAAGTGGAACAATGTGAGTGAAGATCGGAGTGGCAATAGCAAAAGCACTTACCTCCATGCTTCGGAACAAGAGATTCAAAACCATCTCGCAGTTCTTCTAATATTCGAACATAGGGTTCCAAGTGCTGATTTGGAAGAGCAAGTTGAAGATTGAGGAAGAAGACTGAACAGCCCTGAGGTCTCAATCATCCGAAGCTTTTCTTAGTCATCCTCCCCGCGAGCCCCGCGAGTGAAGCTTTCCTGGGAGTATGGCGGATTTAAAACTTGGGTTAAGAAATTTCTCGACAGAGTCACCTCTTAAACAACTAGAATGGTTTTGTGGATTTGTCAACATCCTGCTTCCGAATCCTGACCATAACCGACGATGGCGAGTGGCGCTGAACAAACTTCACCAGTGACTCAGTTCTTCGCTGTCCAGTTAAAAAACTACATCTCTCTCATTACGCCCAGAGAATGACCAAAGGTTGCTATACCTGTCGACGACGTCGCATTATTTGCGACAATGGCCAGCCCACCTGTCGGAAGTGTCGAGATGCGGGGAAAGAATGTCTGGGGTATCAGAAACCGCTTGTTTGGGTCAAGGGTGGAGTGGCCAGTCGAGGAAAGATGATGGGCCGCAGCTTTGATGACGTGAAGATACCACCTAGCAAGCCAAAGCGCCAGCCAGCCACAGAGACGTATATTTCGACTCCGGTGAGCAGCGGATTCAACTTTTTCTCTGTCGCCGAATCCTCATCCGATGCCGAATCACACAGCTCTGGGAACCAACCTAGTCCGGAGACCGATGGATGGGTTTATGAGGCGGAGAGTCCAACTTTTGGGGGAGATAATGCGTCTTTGGGTGTCCATTCGGCTGAGGAACAGAACACCGCAGTTGTTCGTGTTCCTCGGGGCACTCCTCCTGCGGACTATACTCCAACGCCATGGGGACTGGTAGATCCACTGCTCAAAGATCTCAGCCAGTTTTCAAGGTACTATGTACATCACTGTGAGAGTTCCCCAATGCATTTTTTCGAGGCCCCGCTGATAATCACTCGTAAGACAATCAATACATGGTGAACGACTTCGCCCTTTACTCCCAATACAAAAATCCCTTCCGAGATCTTACTGCGCTGGTCAGCCATTCTCCTGTTCTTACTAGCAGCATCGCTGCTCTTGGAGCTCTTCATTGCTCCCTTGTATCAGATTCGGACACATCTGTTCTACCATGGTCACCGGGCAATCTATCGATGTCAGTggaggaaattgaagatatTGTTGCACCGGCAGGTTCTCGAAAACCCACCTCCCAGGCATATCATCATTTCTTGGAGTACAAGCAGCGTGCCCTTCGCCAATTATCCATGGATCTTCATAATCCCGCGATGCAGAAGGACGGCAGAACCTTAGCTGCGATCGTCTTGCTTGCCTTCTTAGACATATTTGAGTCCGGCAGCGGGGCCTGGAGTTACCATGTCGAGGGCGCGAAGAAGCTTCTCAGAGACCGACCTGAAAATGGACCGGGACAAGGAATTCTCGATGACTTGGACGCTTTCGCTCTTGACGGGTGTTTGATGTGAGATTCCGGTCTCTGCTTATAAGAAAAAGGGCTTGCTGACATTACAGAATGGAAATCATGGGATCAACGCTAGCTCGCCCAGGTGCGCTCTCAAAGCCCTTCTACTCCTCCTCCATGGGCCCAGAGATCCTCAAACGTCTCGAAGAAAATTCTTGGGTCGGTTGCCCCGCCTATCTCCTAGAAGTGATTTTCTTCATCCACGCCCTCTGGTACCCAGACTCCGAAGTCGCTGCCATAACTCACCAACCAACAGCACTGCCAACCCCAATGCAGCACGGCCAGCCCCTGACCCTAGACTCATTCGCCAAGCTCCTCCAAGGAATCCGCAACTTTGATCCAACAGCCTGGAGCCAAGCGATGCAAAAAGTCTTCTTCATCCCAAACCTAACCTACCGTCTCGCCCTCGCAACTTCCTATCAAGACGCCGTCTACCTCTACACAAGCCGCGTCCTCTCACGCGCCAGAGAAGGCTTCTCACCCCCTTGGACCGACGTCGGTCTCCCGCTCGACCACAGACTCATCGCCACAAATCTCATCACACAAATCTGCCTTATCCCCGATTCAGACCCCCACTTCAAATGCCTCATCTGGCCCACATTCATCGCTGGAGCGGAATGTCGTCCTTCGCAGCGGGGTCTTATCCTTGAAAAGCTCGGCTCGCTATATGAGGCCCTAACAAGTGTTAATGTCCGCAACGCTGCGTGGGTCCTGCGTCTCATGTGGCAGAAACAGGATCTCAAGCGTAGTGAGTGTCAGAAACTTTCAGATGAGCAGGGCTGTGATCAGAGTGATTACGATCTTGAGTTCGACTGGATTGAGGAGCTGGACAACACGCGCCTCGACTGGCTGTTTATTTAGTttggagggggaaaaaaaggatccACGGATCTCTCACCCTCATGATCCATGCCTACTTGTACCTACCCTCATATGTATCTATAAAATACACCTGTCACTTAGTACATTATTTTGAGATCACTTTGCTTGGGACACGCAGTGTTTCATTATGAACCTCAAGAGATATAGGGATTGTAGGAAAACGGATGAAGAATTATTTGTGAATAGGGAAATCGGGTATATCATCTCTCGGCCTAGAGcaggggaagaagaagagcaaggaaaagagagacgGTCAAGTGTATACCAAGAGGAGAGGCAAAGGATGGAATTTGAAGAGAGTCCACGGGTAGAAGAAAATCACAATTAAAGTGAGCTCAAACCAAGATTTCACTGCAAGTAGGACAGCCAAGAAAGAAAATAGACATAACGAGAAAGGTGACGACATCGTGGGAAGGAAAGGATTCTTCTTTTGTCCGAATTTGCCCTGAAAAGAGCAGCAAGAGAGATGGGAGAAAGAGGAGGGAAATGAGGATGCGGACGTATCAGCCTAGATTGCTTGGTTTTCAAAGATAATCAAAATGTCAgcctccaaaaaaaaaccctgAGAACTTGCCAGGAACAGGGAGCAAAGAAGTCAAAAGAGCCGACAGATGCTTCAGGCCAAATCAGGGATATATAACAGTGGAGGACATAGCAAACGACAAGAGGGAAAATCGGAATTCTGAAATAGACAGTGAGGCAGTAAACGAACAAAGTATGCGCTCCCTTCCAAATCTAAATGCAAGAAACAAGTTCCACCAAGGACACAAACAAACAGTAGAGCACGCTTGTCAATGAAATATGCAAAAGGTAGGATGACCGATATGCTGGGATGAGATCCCATCTTTGTGCGAATGCCTGTGCATGGAAGAGAAATGAAAAAGATAGTTGGGGAGACGGGTGGACACGGTGGTCCATCTTCAGATGATGAGATAGCGAGGTGCGAGGTAAGGCAGCAGGTAGTATAGGAAAGTCGGTTCAATACTGACACCGAAAAGACAACGTCGAATTTAGCATGGGTGTGTAGATGGATCGCAAAATGCGTAGAGCTTCGACGTCACTAGAACACCGCAGCAAGACCGTTCTTCGAATGACGCTTGCTGAATCGTTTCCTTCCTTTCGTTGACTCGGTGTCGCCGGTCTGCTGTTTCACTAGGTGACTCCGACTTGATGATGGTGGGCCTCGATCGTCTTTCTGCATGTCAGAGGTGCGATCTAGTGTATTGGCGGGACTAGGGAAATCAGAAGAAAGGTCACGGAATGCATCGTCGGAGAAGCCTGTACTTTGTTGCTGTGATGCCATCTCCCGAGATCTATCCAATGCGTCCAGCCATTCTTGCACCTGAACCGCTGAAGCGCCAATATTGCTTGATGATGGCTTGGGATCCTCGAAAACGTAATGTTTCTCTCTCTTGGGGGGTTCCGTTAGATAGGTCATTGTGACTGGCAAAAATCGTACTACATACCGTGTCCACAACCCAGGATGAAATTCCTTTAGAATCCGTCACACTTCTGTAACTTGTCCCCGGAACAAGCAGGGAAATTTCAAGCTTGATCTTCTTATCATCACCACCCGATGCGGCCAGAATGACTCGACCGGATGATGTAACCATCACCAAACGCTGTCGTTTCTTTGTGGCGCTTGCTGAGAAGAAACGAGAGAACTTTTTGGGTGCCTCTAAATCGCCACTGCTATTCTTGGACATCGGACTGTGTGAGGCAGCAGAAGATAAAACAACCAAGTTACCCAATTTCAAAATTCGTTCGTTGGATTTATTTAGTACCGGTGACCATTCAATGTCGAGCTGACTCGGCGGGGGTAGCTCGGTTACCACTCGTGGAAGGTGGCGGGAACTGGCATTTGGTGCGCCCGAGGGGGCAGTGGAGATGACTGGAGGCTGACTCTCTCCGTTCTTACTGTCATTGAGCTTGATGGGTTCGCGTGGAGGGGGTACATAGGCCTTCAAGCGGGGTACTTTCTGTTGCCATAGATCTGACCCCCATGTGATGCCGTTAAAGAATTCATGATTTTTGATGTGTTCGATCTGAAGACGCCGAGCAGGCTCTAGGACGAGGAGACGTTCGACAAGATCACGCGCAACGGTAGGAAATCCAATTGGAAATTCGTAATCGAGGGCCACAATTTTCTGGAAGGTCTGGTACTCGTTTCCAGCCTTGAACGGTGGACGACCGGCCAAAAGTTGGTAGATGATGCAGCCGAAAGCCCAGAGGTCACTGGCTTTGCACGCATTTTTGTCCGTCAACAACTCGGGACTGACATACTCCGCAGTGCCAACGAAAGAGCTCGCCCGCTCTTCCTGTGTAAGCTCAGCCGAGTCAAGAGGAGGAATGCCATTTGAACTGGGGTCGACTCGTGGGGTCTTGAGAATCTTTGCCGTTCCGAAATCAGTGATCTTGACATGCATCCCGCTGTCGAGCAACACATTTTCCGGCTTCAGGTCTCGGTGGATGACGCCGCGCTTGTGCATATAGTCTATCGTGTCAAGAATCTGGGCGCTGTAGAATCTTGTACACTCCTCATCAAATGTGGTCATTCGTTTGAGAACACCGAGCAACTCTCCCCCTTTGCACAAGTCCAGCACGAAATAAAGCGACTGCTCATCCTGGAAGGTGTAATATAGCCGCACAATACCCGGGTGGTCGGTCAGGCGGTTGAGTGTATCCTTCTCGATGTTCACGTATTTAACTTTTCTCTCCTTGATGATGTGTCGCTTGTCAAGGATTTTAATCGCGTACTCCTTCAAAGTTTGTCGGTCCGTTGCAAAGACGACCGTACTGTAGGAGCCTTCGCCAAGAGTGTTCCCAAACGAAAAGTCTCGGACGCCCTTCTTGATATAACGAGAGACAGTTTGGCCGTTAGCATCTACCTCCTGTCTCACAGAGACCGCGGCGCCACGGTCTTGCCATTCCTCGCTACTCGCCATTGGGCCGTTTTCTGTCAtgtaagaagaagaagacgttCGGGGCATCTGAGACGCGCCGCCACTTCTTGCTTGTGCTCGAGACGACTGACGCATCACCGCCGGGCCGTTGCCCGGGATCTGCGTGGTCCGGTAGGATCGGTCGCTGTGAGAGTTGTCACGCGCCAGAACACCGGCATGTAATGCCGACGATCCTCCTCGTGTATCTGACCGCGCCTGAGACCCAGATTTGGACGAAGCACCGGAGTCGGTTCGAATGCGATATGTGTTATCACGGGAGAGGACTGAGGTCGCTGAGCCATTCACGTATACGGAGGAAAGGGGTCGGTTGGGATTCGAAGGTGTTGAGAGGGGTTGAGCCGAGTACGGTTGGTATGTGCCTGATTGCAATGGTGGTATCTCGGGAGAGGCTTGAAGGAATGAAGTTTGACGATCCTCTGTCCCAGGGACTTCAACGGGTGCGGGAGGAAAGACAGAGGGGTGTTCGTCATGTGCGGGATAGTGTTGTGTTGATACCGAACCGTCCGGCCGTCCGAACGGGCTGGAGCCTGTTGACCCAGCGGTCGCATCCTCCGCTGGGAGAGGCGAATCGTCTGGATTGGCTATCCGAAGCCCTCCCAGAACCTGGGACAAGCTGAGATCCCCGTTCATGGCGGAGGGTTTGTGATTTGGCTGCGACCGGAGATATGCCGGTGGGCTTCAGGAGAAGCAAGGTCGAAAGAGTCAACGAAAGACAGGCTATCGGAAACGCAGCGGATGCATGATCCGAGGAAGAGTTGGGGAAAAGAAAGTGTGAGTGAAAGAGTTGACGTTGGAGAGAGGGGGAAGGATCAACAGGAGGCTCCGTAGAAATTGGGTCTAGTGTCGAGGGGCTGAGCCTGACTTGACTATTAATATTTCTTCCGGGGCATTTACTAGAAGActaaagagagagaaagagagacaagagagagagagagagcaaAAAGATACACATGTGTGATTTTAATCCCTTTTGAGTGGTGAGATGAAATGGGCATAGCTGATTTGTCCAGATTCGAGGGGAAAGGATGGATTTACAAATGTACTCCATTTTACGGAGGATCTTGTACAGATTTATAGATTTATACCATTTCCTAACTTATTATAGAGATCAAAGGATCACTTGGTATTGCAAATGTGTTCTCGTCCGCATATCCTGGTCGAGACTTCTGAAATGGTGAAGATACGCAGTTT
The nucleotide sequence above comes from Penicillium digitatum chromosome 1, complete sequence. Encoded proteins:
- a CDS encoding Acriflavine sensitivity control protein, whose translation is MTKGCYTCRRRRIICDNGQPTCRKCRDAGKECLGYQKPLVWVKGGVASRGKMMGRSFDDVKIPPSKPKRQPATETYISTPVSSGFNFFSVAESSSDAESHSSGNQPSPETDGWVYEAESPTFGGDNASLGVHSAEEQNTAVVRVPRGTPPADYTPTPWGLVDPLLKDLSQFSRYYVHHYNQYMVNDFALYSQYKNPFRDLTALVSHSPVLTSSIAALGALHCSLVSDSDTSVLPWSPGNLSMSVEEIEDIVAPAGSRKPTSQAYHHFLEYKQRALRQLSMDLHNPAMQKDGRTLAAIVLLAFLDIFESGSGAWSYHVEGAKKLLRDRPENGPGQGILDDLDAFALDGCLIMEIMGSTLARPGALSKPFYSSSMGPEILKRLEENSWVGCPAYLLEVIFFIHALWYPDSEVAAITHQPTALPTPMQHGQPLTLDSFAKLLQGIRNFDPTAWSQAMQKVFFIPNLTYRLALATSYQDAVYLYTSRVLSRAREGFSPPWTDVGLPLDHRLIATNLITQICLIPDSDPHFKCLIWPTFIAGAECRPSQRGLILEKLGSLYEALTSVNVRNAAWVLRLMWQKQDLKRSECQKLSDEQGCDQSDYDLEFDWIEELDNTRLDWLFI
- a CDS encoding Serine/threonine protein kinase, putative; the protein is MNGDLSLSQVLGGLRIANPDDSPLPAEDATAGSTGSSPFGRPDGSVSTQHYPAHDEHPSVFPPAPVEVPGTEDRQTSFLQASPEIPPLQSGTYQPYSAQPLSTPSNPNRPLSSVYVNGSATSVLSRDNTYRIRTDSGASSKSGSQARSDTRGGSSALHAGVLARDNSHSDRSYRTTQIPGNGPAVMRQSSRAQARSGGASQMPRTSSSSYMTENGPMASSEEWQDRGAAVSVRQEVDANGQTVSRYIKKGVRDFSFGNTLGEGSYSTVVFATDRQTLKEYAIKILDKRHIIKERKVKYVNIEKDTLNRLTDHPGIVRLYYTFQDEQSLYFVLDLCKGGELLGVLKRMTTFDEECTRFYSAQILDTIDYMHKRGVIHRDLKPENVLLDSGMHVKITDFGTAKILKTPRVDPSSNGIPPLDSAELTQEERASSFVGTAEYVSPELLTDKNACKASDLWAFGCIIYQLLAGRPPFKAGNEYQTFQKIVALDYEFPIGFPTVARDLVERLLVLEPARRLQIEHIKNHEFFNGITWGSDLWQQKVPRLKAYVPPPREPIKLNDSKNGESQPPVISTAPSGAPNASSRHLPRVVTELPPPSQLDIEWSPVLNKSNERILKLGNLVVLSSAASHSPMSKNSSGDLEAPKKFSRFFSASATKKRQRLVMVTSSGRVILAASGGDDKKIKLEISLLVPGTSYRSVTDSKGISSWVVDTREKHYVFEDPKPSSSNIGASAVQVQEWLDALDRSREMASQQQIPPIH
- a CDS encoding UPF0648 protein C3H5.09c: MAEARSSPEVIGVSLPALEVQHETKFEDYSLTDITHVVVHLSDITPKNIRNIMNFNADTSYEYDGKYYVDLIGKMLSVTFFGNENQLELLGTELMGRRVFVAFTNIEQKKELDLNQSSRHEKLQVAEVMFMRTNPRETLKIFWRPARAMVLQRVLAKVMKGSEMGRVRVMRTRSDVIPRKLNPSLSRGSASA